The genomic interval AACTCTTTGTAACCCTTTCCGTATTGACCAATAGCAAAATTCACACCAAATGGTTTAGATGTCAGTTCACGAAGTTTTTTAATTTCGTTTCTTAAAGCTTCTGCTGTCCCAAGGGACATTGCTGTTATTTGACCCAAGCCGCCAGCATTTGACACTGCTGCTGCTAATTCCGAGTATGCTAAATAAGCTAAACCACCTTGTACAATTGGATATTGCACACCTAAAATATCTGTTATTCTAGTATTCCAATTCATCTCTCACCCTCCTATTATCATTTGTATTCTAGGTTAACCATTAAATTCCTTCATGAATGAGATAAACCATATACGATGATATTATGAAAAGGGCAGAAAATATTACACTTATTATTGACTCACAGATACGATAAAGGTATAATTCATTTGTTTTATAATTATGCAGAATTCGACATTTTCCGTACGATCTGCTGCTGCTATTTCTTTCTTTTTGATACATGCTGAACCATTGAATTACATAAGGAGATTGCAGTTTTTCATTTATGATTAAATTTTTAACATTTAATAAATTAGTAAAATATTGAAAAAGAAGGTGGGAACAGCATTGTCACAATTTGAAACACCATTGTTCACAGGATTAGTTGAACACGCAAAAAAAAATCCAATCCAATTCCATATCCCAGGTCATAAAAGAGGGGCAGGAATTGATCCTGAATTCAGAAACTTTATCGGTGATAACGCCTTATCGATCGATTTGATTAATATAGGCCCTTTAGATGATCTACATGCACCTAAAGGTATGATTAAAAAAGCACAAGAGCTTGCTGCAGAAGCATTTGGAGCTGATTATACATTTTTTTCAGTTCAAGGTACAAGCGGGGCGATCATGACGATGGTGATGGCTGTTTGTGGACCAGGAGATAAAATAATCGTACCTCGTAATGTTCATAAATCTGTTATGACAGCCATTGTATTTTCAGGAGCAGTTCCTATTTTTATTCATCCAGAAATCGATAAAAATTTAGGCATATCGCACGGTATTACAACGGATGCAGTTGAAAAAGCTCTTGAGCAGAATCCAGATGCAAAAGGTGTCTTAGTTATTAATCCAACATACTTTGGAGTATCAGCAGACTTAAAAAAAATTGTAGAGATTGCTCATTCTTATCATGTTCCAGTTTTAGTTGATGAGGCACATGGAGTACACATTCATTTTCATGAGGAATTACCTTTAAGTGCTATGCAGGCTGGTGCTGATATGGCTGCAACCAGCGTTCATAAATTAGGTGGTTCAATGACACAAAGTTCTGTTTTAAATGTAAGAGAAGGATTAGTGTCACCACAGCGTGTGCAATCAATTTTGAGTATGATGACAACAACTTCAACTTCCTATTTATTATTGGCCT from Metabacillus sediminilitoris carries:
- a CDS encoding aminotransferase class I/II-fold pyridoxal phosphate-dependent enzyme, whose amino-acid sequence is MSQFETPLFTGLVEHAKKNPIQFHIPGHKRGAGIDPEFRNFIGDNALSIDLINIGPLDDLHAPKGMIKKAQELAAEAFGADYTFFSVQGTSGAIMTMVMAVCGPGDKIIVPRNVHKSVMTAIVFSGAVPIFIHPEIDKNLGISHGITTDAVEKALEQNPDAKGVLVINPTYFGVSADLKKIVEIAHSYHVPVLVDEAHGVHIHFHEELPLSAMQAGADMAATSVHKLGGSMTQSSVLNVREGLVSPQRVQSILSMMTTTSTSYLLLASLDVARKQLATKGKELIDKTIELANYTREKINNINNIYCIGKEILGSKATFDYDPTKLIIPVFELGITGYDVEKWLRENYQIEVELSDLYNILCIVTPGDTKQEVDMLIKALQELSDSFQLKNNPQDDNKERILLPDIPVLALTPRDAFYAKTEIVPIEESAGRIIAEFIMVYPPGIPIFIPGEIITEDNLTYIKKNLDVGLPVQGPEDQTLQTLRVIKEHHAIR